The genomic region ATCAATTCCAACGCGCGCCATATTCTTTTAACTACTTACCGAAGGCTGCAAGGATAACAGCAAAACAAACAACTTCAGCATTCATAAAGTCGAAACCCATGAAAATGGGAAACTTATACAGCACAGTGTGGCCGAGCAAGAAGGAGTCCAAGTTGTATGTGACAGCCACACCGAAGAAGCACACAGTGCTGACGGCGGTGGACGATATTCAAAAGCTGTAAGTGCATGCGTTTCTCATTTAAGCGCcttaattttaattctattcTTCGCTTCTCCTCCACAGTACACCCGAGCAAATGGTGGAGCAGTTTGAAAACGTTTGCCGCGCCTCACAGAGGGTGCTGCGCAGCTTGACGCACAATCCGTGCGGCCAATTATCGTTGTGCATCAAGCAATGCCTAGATGCAAACTTCCAACAAATGTCCAAATGTTTCGCTGTCATGGACGACTATAGGGCCTGTGTGAACAAAATGATGTCAGAAAAGTTGGCGGATGTGGTGATTGATTTCGAGAAATATGCAGAAGATGAAAGAAATGGCAGCAG from Anastrepha obliqua isolate idAnaObli1 chromosome 2, idAnaObli1_1.0, whole genome shotgun sequence harbors:
- the LOC129238478 gene encoding uncharacterized protein LOC129238478; protein product: MKMGNLYSTVWPSKKESKLYVTATPKKHTVLTAVDDIQKLTPEQMVEQFENVCRASQRVLRSLTHNPCGQLSLCIKQCLDANFQQMSKCFAVMDDYRACVNKMMSEKLADVVIDFEKYAEDERNGSSYDILPEDDLLNEEDCLRGSLEKELKRRVEELNPKVDTELRTEQEECKQKQERLDENENDDINTCA